In one Babylonia areolata isolate BAREFJ2019XMU chromosome 14, ASM4173473v1, whole genome shotgun sequence genomic region, the following are encoded:
- the LOC143289431 gene encoding uncharacterized protein LOC143289431, with protein sequence MAESRQDRISRWRSFAAELEVPREQVAEFVASQMLKEDEAAEKRELEERAHQRQLEWEEEQRRKQFEWEEEQRRKQFEWEEEQRRKQFEWEEEQHQQQREEHSLRLEVLQREKKGKNYGNSMVMDQVEGESDTDDDRGFRPSLPKFDDSKGDISSWLKRFERVATLYGWKKSTWATRVSTRLTGKAEDVYNNLSDADAGDYNKLKEQLLARYQLNAETYRRRFRNCKRKDNETFVQFSARLQDNLKQWHEQSKIPDLKQLILLEQFLQSLQADMAAYVMEKQPQSLEEAVASAEVYFMAHRGGRKFLQPVGLSGNASAGQDKSKVGGTKSESGNSSVKTCFICQSPKHLARDCPRKGKSAGAVQHQGTEVRQTVQVPTLCTPCREQEYDPHCLVVVEGKAVPGLRDTGSHVCVVKKSLISDCHLTGRQLEVSMAEKDIKRHYPIAVVRIESPFFTGQVEAVVMETPVVDFIVGNHARLEDRKVLPVYGTPKEISVVTRAQAAEKKQPSTLRVASPGLETVTPEQLKELQKGDPGLKSLREAADRRDVRVSGRTGEVSFRWRKGILYREYRQAKTEYSQVVVPAQLRHGVMKLAHEPPMGVHQGGKKTLDRIWKQFFWPGMCADVRRFVSSCDQCQKVSPKPQRVPLGKMPLIDTPFERVAVDLVGPITPASGSGNRYILVVVDYATRYPEAVPLKTVEATTVAEALWEVWTRVGVPSEILTDRGTQFMSDVMKQMERLLSIRGLATTPYHAQGNGLVERYNGVLKTALRKLTQEKPKQWDRYIPALLFAYREATQESLGFSPFELLYGRTVRGPLSVLRQLWTDEHTSEEVRTTAEYVVDLRNRIEETCELARRNLAAASRRHAEVFNRKSQNRVFSPGDKVLLLLPQRHNKLQLCWQGPFEVLERKGEADYKIRMGGQDKLYHANLLKRYVERQADSVSCEVPMVAVAVIEETEPTSVADRELPVPSLVAEETIADLNFGPGLNDKQKEEVLTIARRHEKVITDVPLKTNLAEFDMTVDTAKPVRVKQYPLPHAKVEIVKQEVETMKTLGVIEPAASPYNAPVVLVRKKDGKIRFCVDYRRLNNVTVFDAEPLPDVEHLFSSLGKARYFSKWDLSKGYWQIPVREDIRPMTAFTTPSGQFQFTVMPFGLKNAAAVFSRMMRALLDPIGMKDVHNFMDDIMIASETWEEHLSAIEAVFQRLEEANLSVRPKKCYIGFEELSFLGHVVRHGQILPEMDKVEKVMKAPVPETKTQVRAFLGLVGYYRKFIPNFSAIALPLTDLTRKGAPNNVVWTPECDRAFKTLKGRLVSRPVLQLPDLSCQFVLRTDASDRGLGAVLLQEKEGVLHPVAFASRKLSGTESHYSTIEKECLAVVWATDKFQQFLYGQQFVLETDHQPLRYLQTAKVANQRLLRWSLLLQSYSFTVRVIPGRLNVGADYLSRASVE encoded by the coding sequence ATGGCAGAAAGTAGGCAGGATCGCATTTCACGGTGGCGCAGTTTCGCTGCCGAGTTAGAGGTTCCCAGGGAGCAAGTTGCTGAGTTTGTTGCTAGTCAAATGCTTAAGGAGGATGAGGCTGCAGAGAAAAGGGAGTTAGAGGAAAGAGCTCATCAGAGACAGCTGGAATGGGAAGAAGAGCAGCGGCGGAAACAGTTTGAATGGGAAGAAGAGCAGCGGCGGAAACAGTTTGAATGGGAAGAAGAGCAGCGGCGGAAACAGTTTGAATGGGAGGaggagcaacaccaacaacagcgtgAAGAGCATTCCCTCCGGCTTGAGGTTctgcagagggagaagaaagggaagaattaTGGCAACAGTATGGTTATGGATCAGGTAGAGGGAGAGTCTGACACTGACGACGACCGTGGATTTCGCCCCAGCCTTCCAAAGTTCGATGACAGTAAGGGTGACATTTCGTCTTGGTTGAAGAGGTTTGAGCGTGTCGCTACTCTGTACGGATGGAAGAAGAGCACCTGGGCGACTCGAGTTTCTACTCGTCTCACTGGTAAGGCCGAGGACGTCTACAACAACCTGAGCGACGCTGACGCGGGTGACTACAATAAGCTGAAGGAGCAACTTTTAGCTCGTTACCAATTGAATGCAGAGACGTATCGTCGTCGTTTCAGGAActgtaaaagaaaagacaatgaaactTTTGTGCAGTTTAGTGCCAGGTTGCAGGACAACTTAAAGCAGTGGCATGAGCAATCTAAGATTCCTGATCTGAAACAATTGATTCTCCTTGAGCAGTTCTTACAATCTTTGCAGGCTGACATGGCCGCCTACGTGATGGAGAAGCAGCCACAGTCTCTGGAAGAAGCTGTCGCATCAGCTGAAGTTTACTTCATGGCTcataggggtgggaggaagtttcTTCAGCCGGTAGGTCTTAGTGGTAATGCTTCAGCGGGGCAGGATAAGTCCAAGGTGGGTGGAACTAAGAGCGAGTCTGGGAATTCCTCTGTTAAGACTTGTTTCATCTGTCAGTCACCTAAGCACTTGGCTAGAGACTGTCCCAGGAAAGGGAAATCGGCGGGCGCAGTACAGCATCAAGGGACAGAGGTCAGGCAAACAGTTCAGGTGCCTACTCTCTGCACGCCATGTAGAGAGCAGGAATACGATCCACACTGTCTGGTCGTGGTCGAAGGCAAAGCAGTACCAGGACTGCGTGATACAGGGTCTCATGTCTGTGTCGTGAAGAAGTCCCTCATATCTGATTGTCATCTTACCGGCAGGCAACTTGAGGTTTCAATGGCCGAGAAAGACATCAAGCGGCACTATCCTATTGCTGTGGTTAGGATAGAGAGTCCGTTTTTCACAGGTCAGGTTGAAGCTGTAGTTATGGAGACTCCAGTGGTTGATTTCATAGTTGGGAATCATGCTCGGTTGGAAGACCGAAAAGTTCTGCCAGTGTATGGTACACCCAAGGAAATCTCTGTAGTCACTCGTGCTCAGGCAGCAGAGAAGAAGCAACCTTCTACTTTGCGGGTGGCATCTCCAGGTCTCGAGACCGTGACGCCAGAGCAGTTGAAGGAACTACAGAAAGGTGATCCCGGATTGAAGTCTTTGCGGGAGGCAGCCGATCGTAGAGACGTTAGGGTTTCTGGTCGTACAGGCGAGGTGTCCTTCAGGTGGAGGAAGGGTATTCTGTACCGTGAGTACCGTCAGGCGAAGACTGAGTACAGTCAAGTTGTGGTCCCCGCACAGCTTAGACACGGAGTAATGAAACTGGCTCATGAACCACCTATGGGGGTTCATCAAGGAGGAAAGAAGACTCTGGACAGGATTTGGAAACAGTTTTTCTGGCCTGGCATGTGTGCAGACGTTCGCCGATTTGTTTCGTCCTGTGACCAATGCCAGAAAGTCTCTCCAAAACCTCAGAGAGTACCTCTAGGGAAGATGCCTCTGATCGACACTCCTTTTGAGCGGGTAGCAGTTGACCTTGTTGGGCCGATTACTCCTGCGTCAGGGTCAGGGAACCGCTATATCTTGGTGGTTGTGGATTACGCCACCCGGTACCCTGAGGCCGTTCCTCTTAAGACCGTTGAAGCTACCACGGTTGCTGAAGCACTGTGGGAGGTCTGGACTCGAGTTGGTGTGCCATCTGAGATTCTAACTGATCGCGGAACCCAGTTCATGAGCGATGTAatgaagcagatggagagattgtTGTCCATCCGTGGGTTGGCAACAACTCCTTACCATGCTCAAGGAAATGGGCTAGTAGAGCGGTACAACGGCGTTCTGAAGACTGCGTTGCGGAAGCTTACTCAGGAGAAACCAAAGCAATGGGATCGGTATATCCCTGCACTGCTCTTTGCTTACAGAGAAGCGACTCAGGAGAGTTTGGGGTTCTCACCATTTGAGCTCCTGTACGGAAGAACAGTACGAGGGCCTTTGTCTGTCTTGCGCCAGCTGTGGACAGATGAACATACTTCTGAAGAAGTTCGCACTACTGCAGAGTACGTAGTAGACTTGAGGAACCGTATCGAGGAAACCTGTGAGTTGGCACGCAGGAATTTGGCTGCAGCTTCTCGGAGACATGCTGAGGTTTTTAACAGGAAGTCTCAGAATCGTGTGTTCTCCCCTGGTGACAAGGTACTGCTGCTTTTGCCCCAGAGACATAACAAATTACAGCTGTGCTGGCAGGGTCCCTTTGAGGtattggagaggaagggagaagctgACTATAAGATTCGCATGGGAGGACAGGACAAATTGTACCATGCGAATCTGTTGAAGAGGTATGTGGAAAGACAGGCGGACTCTGTTTCTTGTGAAGTTCCGATGGTGGCTGTTGCTGTCATAGAGGAGACTGAACCAACTTCTGTCGCTGACAGGGAGTTGCCTGTGCCCAGTCTGGTGGCTGAGGAAACAATAGCTGACTTGAACTTTGGACCAGGTCtgaatgacaaacagaaagaggaagtttTGACAATTGCTCGTCGGCATGAGAAGGTCATCACGGATGTACCGTTGAAGACGAACTTGGCAGAGTTTGACATGACCGTAGACACAGCAAAGCCGGTGCGAGTAAAACAGTACCCTTTGCCCCACGCCAAAGTGGAGATCGTCAAGCAAGAGGTAGAGACCATGAAGACGCTTGGGGTGATAGAGCCTGCTGCATCTCCCTATAATGCGCCGGTAGTTCTGGTTcgcaagaaagacggaaagatccGGTTCTGCGTTGACTATCGACGTTTGAATAACGTCACCGTCTTTGATGCGGAACCTCTACCTGACGTAGagcatcttttctcttctctggGTAAAGCCCGGTACTTCAGCAAGTGGGACCTCAGCAAAGGTTACTGGCAAATTCCGGTCAGAGAAGACATCCGGCCTATGACCGCTTTCACTACCCCCAGTGGACAGTTCCAGTTCACTGTGATGCCCTTCGGCTTGAAGAATGCAGCAGCAGTTTTCTCAAGGATGATGAGAGCTTTGCTAGATCCCATAGGCATGAAAGATGTACATAACTTCATGGACGACATCATGATTGCGTCCGAAACATGGGAAGAACATCTCTCTGCTATAGAGGCAGTTTTCCAGCGATTGGAGGAAGCAAATTTGTCAGTCCGTCCAAAGAAGTGCTACATTGGGTTCGAGGAACTGAGTTTTCTGGGACATGTCGTACGGCACGGTCAAATCCTGCCGGAAATGGACAAGGTGGAGAAAGTTATGAAAGCACCAGTTCCTGAGACTAAGACGCAAGTGCGAGCCTTCTTGGGCCTGGTAGGCTACTACCGTAAGTTTATCCCTAATTTCTCTGCCATAGCACTTCCCCTGACGGACCTCACCAGGAAAGGTGCTCCCAACAACGTCGTTTGGACTCCTGAGTGCGATCGGGCCTTCAAAACTTTGAAGGGTCGTCTGGTTTCTAGGCCAGTGTTGCAACTGCCAGATCTGTCCTGCCAGTTCGTCTTACGAACTGACGCCTCAGACCGTGGTCTGGGGGCGGTGCTCCTACAGGAGAAGGAAGGTGTACTACACCCTGTCGCGTTTGCCAGCAGGAAATTGTCTGGAACTGAAAGTCACTACTCTACGATTGAGAAGGAGTGCTTAGCAGTAGTGTGGGCTACAGACAAATTCCAGCAGTTTTTGTATGGTCAGCAGTTTGTGCTCGAGACTGATCATCAACCTCTGCGGTACTTGCAGACAGCAAAAGTTGCGAACCAAAGGCTGCTGAGGTGGAGTTTGCTCTTACAGTCTTACTCCTTCACAGTTCGAGTGATCCCTGGCAGACTGAATGTTGGTGCCGACTATTTGAGTCGGGCATCTGTGGAATAA
- the LOC143289432 gene encoding uncharacterized protein LOC143289432 produces the protein HDDADDVDDHDDNDDVDDDDDDDDDVDVDDTDDDDDEEEDVDDIHDVDDDIDDDDSDVVDDVDDHIEDNVDEKIDDDLDDEDYDVHDHDSDDGDYVEFYYI, from the exons catgatgatgccgatgatgtcgatgatcatgatgataatgatgatgtcgatgatgatgatgatgatgatgatgatgttgatgttgatgatactgatgatgacgatgat gaggaggaggatgtcgatGATATCCATGATGTCgacgatgatatcgatgatgatgatagtgatgttgtCGATGATGTGGATGATCACATCGAGGATAATGTCGATGAAAAGATCGACGATGATCTCGATGATGAAGACTATGATGTCCATGatcatgatagtgatgatggtgattatgtcgaattttattatatttaa